A single genomic interval of Streptomyces graminofaciens harbors:
- a CDS encoding NAD(P)/FAD-dependent oxidoreductase translates to MRRVLIVGASAAGLAAAETLRREGYDGTLTLVGDEPTAPYDRPPLSKQLLSSEWESDRLALRTPAALAALDLDLRLGVAATALELASRTVRLADGCEVPYDGLVIATGVRPRRLPGTGAHVLRTLDDALTLRERLTPGRRLVVVGAGFLGAEAAAVARKLGAEVTLLEPAAVPLAHAVGAEVGRMLAQAHVDQGVDLRCGVTVAEATEGGVRLADGSRIEADEVLVAIGSLPNTEWLDGSGLTVADGVVCDEYCEAAENVYAAGDVARWYNPLFGTSMRIEHRTNAAEQGMAAARNLLNPQARKPFAPVPYFWSDQYDMKVQAHGFLRGHDEVAVVEGDLADRRFVAAYRTGDRVSGALAVRMPPKAIRQWRQAIETGAPWHEAVGS, encoded by the coding sequence ATGAGGCGCGTCCTGATCGTCGGGGCCTCGGCAGCCGGACTTGCGGCGGCCGAGACACTGCGCCGGGAGGGCTACGACGGCACGCTCACCCTCGTGGGCGACGAGCCGACGGCCCCCTACGACCGTCCGCCGCTGTCCAAGCAACTCCTGTCCTCGGAATGGGAGTCCGACCGGCTCGCCCTGCGCACCCCCGCCGCCTTGGCCGCCCTCGACCTCGACCTGCGCCTCGGCGTGGCGGCGACCGCCCTCGAACTCGCCTCCCGGACAGTGCGGTTGGCGGACGGCTGCGAAGTGCCGTACGACGGACTGGTCATCGCCACCGGCGTACGGCCGCGCCGCCTGCCCGGAACGGGCGCGCACGTGCTGCGCACCCTCGACGACGCGCTCACTCTGCGGGAGCGGCTCACCCCCGGCCGACGGCTGGTCGTCGTCGGCGCCGGCTTCCTCGGCGCGGAGGCCGCCGCGGTCGCCCGGAAGCTGGGCGCCGAGGTGACGCTCCTCGAACCCGCCGCCGTACCGCTGGCGCACGCGGTCGGCGCCGAGGTCGGGCGGATGCTGGCCCAGGCCCATGTGGACCAGGGGGTCGACCTGCGCTGCGGGGTCACCGTGGCCGAGGCGACCGAGGGCGGCGTCCGGCTCGCCGACGGCTCGCGGATCGAGGCGGACGAGGTGCTCGTGGCCATCGGCTCGCTGCCGAACACCGAATGGCTCGACGGCAGCGGTCTCACGGTGGCCGACGGCGTGGTGTGCGACGAGTACTGCGAGGCGGCGGAGAACGTGTACGCGGCCGGTGACGTCGCCCGCTGGTACAACCCGCTGTTCGGCACCTCGATGCGCATCGAGCACCGCACCAACGCCGCCGAGCAGGGCATGGCCGCCGCCCGCAATCTGCTCAACCCCCAGGCGCGCAAGCCGTTCGCGCCGGTGCCGTACTTCTGGTCCGACCAGTACGACATGAAGGTCCAGGCGCACGGCTTCCTGCGCGGCCACGACGAAGTCGCCGTGGTGGAGGGCGACTTGGCCGACCGGCGGTTCGTCGCCGCGTACCGCACCGGCGACCGGGTCAGCGGTGCCCTCGCGGTGCGCATGCCGCCCAAGGCGATCCGGCAGTGGCGCCAGGCCATCGAGACCGGGGCGCCCTGGCACGAGGCCGTGGGGAGCTGA
- a CDS encoding cytochrome P450, with protein MTGENVLDYPFDQPKALEAPREWAEARATCPVTHVRMPSGDVAGLVTGYDEARALLSDPRFNRRLDHEGAARTSTTEDGGMFNRENKALSQMMSEGHRRYRRLISPAFTVKKMEAWRPRIQQMTDELLDAMLAKGAPAELRAEFALPLPVRVICALLGASAEDQGRFAHWSDVLMTTTKYTQAEVDEARREFEAYASDLVEEKRANPREDLLSELTQISDSEDGRLSHAELISTVVGILVAGHETTSNQIVKMTALLLEDRQLYEAVIADPSLVPGAVEEALRLDPVGGLGIPRFISEDIEVGGEPVPAGTTLFVNLSAADRDERKFPDADRFDPCRPNAQQHLAFSAGPRFCIGQTLARVELQVVLDTFVRRLPELRLRDDPDALRIRTGVVATGLEELWVTW; from the coding sequence ATGACCGGCGAAAACGTACTCGATTACCCGTTCGACCAGCCCAAGGCTCTGGAAGCGCCCCGCGAGTGGGCCGAAGCCCGGGCCACGTGCCCGGTGACCCACGTCCGGATGCCCAGCGGAGACGTCGCCGGCCTCGTCACCGGTTACGACGAGGCACGCGCGTTGCTCTCCGACCCCCGGTTCAACCGGCGCCTCGACCATGAGGGCGCGGCCCGCACGTCGACCACCGAGGACGGCGGGATGTTCAACCGGGAGAACAAAGCCCTGTCGCAGATGATGAGCGAGGGACACCGGCGGTACCGCCGGCTGATCAGCCCGGCGTTCACGGTGAAGAAGATGGAGGCCTGGCGCCCCCGCATCCAGCAGATGACCGACGAACTGCTGGACGCCATGCTGGCCAAGGGAGCACCCGCCGAGCTGCGGGCGGAGTTCGCCCTCCCGCTGCCGGTCCGGGTCATCTGCGCGCTGCTGGGTGCGTCGGCCGAGGACCAGGGCAGGTTCGCGCACTGGTCCGACGTCCTGATGACGACGACGAAGTACACGCAGGCCGAGGTCGACGAGGCGCGGCGCGAGTTCGAGGCGTACGCCTCGGACCTGGTCGAGGAGAAGCGGGCGAACCCGAGGGAGGACCTGCTCAGCGAGCTGACACAGATCTCCGACAGCGAGGACGGCCGGCTCAGCCACGCGGAGCTCATCTCCACCGTGGTGGGCATCCTGGTCGCGGGGCACGAGACCACCTCGAACCAGATCGTCAAGATGACGGCGTTGCTGCTGGAGGACCGGCAGCTCTACGAGGCCGTGATCGCCGATCCGTCACTCGTGCCGGGCGCGGTCGAGGAGGCCCTGCGTCTGGACCCCGTCGGGGGCCTCGGCATTCCGCGGTTCATCTCCGAGGACATCGAGGTGGGCGGCGAACCGGTCCCGGCCGGAACCACCCTGTTCGTCAACCTCAGCGCCGCGGACCGGGACGAGCGCAAGTTCCCCGACGCCGACCGGTTCGACCCGTGCCGCCCGAACGCCCAGCAGCACCTGGCCTTCAGCGCGGGACCGCGTTTCTGCATCGGCCAGACGCTGGCCCGGGTGGAACTCCAGGTCGTCCTGGACACCTTCGTCCGGCGGCTGCCCGAACTGCGGCTGCGGGACGACCCGGACGCCCTGCGCATCCGCACCGGGGTCGTGGCCACCGGCCTGGAGGAGCTGTGGGTCACCTGGTGA
- a CDS encoding helix-turn-helix domain-containing protein, giving the protein MQDDVEEFAALLRRLKDRTDRSYGSLARRLGMNTSTLHRYCAGEAVPQDFAPVERLAAFCEATPKERLELHRLWLSAVGARQRVRTAGSASAAASAASAPASAASAAAPAPDTDTDGALVEESSSAEQPGDDPAPDEPAPSPSPFSAPRPWYRRRRVLASTAVACALLATPGSVSVLSNDRSSAADASRPAGLRTTASGAAHGSAKPPATASPSPSRSSASPSPGQQNPAPSATDSGPASATKPTTGLPLAWSTDSLVWDKGCDHDYVIDKPPAQVPPPPVEQDAGVWAATQGAVHGRHTRVQISVQGRSSTAVVLKALHVRVVSRGNPAAGSAYAMGQGCGGELRPRRLTVDLDVDRPIARPKDGADSEHTIPAVHFPYRVSAEDPEVLLVDATTQTYDARWYLELDWSSQGRTGTIRIDDHGRPFHTTSIKGMPHYWYGRNDADERAWVPYDS; this is encoded by the coding sequence ATGCAGGACGATGTCGAGGAGTTCGCGGCGCTGCTGCGCCGGCTGAAGGACCGTACGGACCGGAGCTACGGCTCCCTGGCCCGCCGCCTCGGCATGAACACCTCCACGCTGCACCGGTACTGCGCGGGCGAGGCGGTGCCGCAGGACTTCGCGCCCGTGGAGCGGCTCGCGGCCTTCTGCGAGGCGACACCGAAGGAGCGGCTCGAACTGCACAGGCTGTGGTTGTCGGCGGTGGGGGCTCGGCAGCGGGTGCGTACGGCCGGTTCGGCGTCGGCGGCGGCATCGGCCGCGTCGGCACCGGCATCGGCCGCGTCGGCTGCGGCACCTGCACCGGACACGGACACGGACGGGGCACTCGTCGAGGAGAGCAGCTCCGCGGAGCAGCCCGGGGACGATCCAGCCCCGGACGAGCCCGCCCCCTCTCCCTCTCCCTTCTCCGCTCCCCGCCCCTGGTACCGCCGCCGACGGGTTCTGGCGTCCACCGCCGTCGCCTGCGCGCTGCTCGCCACTCCGGGCAGCGTGTCCGTCCTGTCGAACGACCGCTCCTCCGCGGCGGACGCCTCCCGCCCCGCGGGCCTGCGGACGACCGCCTCCGGCGCAGCCCACGGTTCGGCGAAACCGCCGGCCACCGCCTCCCCGTCCCCTTCCCGGAGCTCCGCGTCGCCCAGCCCCGGGCAGCAGAACCCCGCCCCGTCCGCGACCGACAGCGGTCCCGCCTCGGCCACGAAGCCGACCACCGGCCTGCCCCTCGCCTGGAGCACCGACTCCCTGGTCTGGGACAAGGGGTGCGACCACGACTACGTCATCGACAAGCCGCCCGCACAGGTGCCTCCGCCGCCGGTGGAGCAGGACGCCGGGGTGTGGGCGGCGACGCAGGGCGCGGTGCACGGGCGGCATACGAGGGTGCAGATCTCGGTGCAGGGGCGGTCGTCAACGGCCGTGGTCCTGAAGGCGCTCCACGTCCGCGTCGTCAGCCGCGGCAACCCGGCCGCCGGGAGCGCGTACGCCATGGGCCAGGGCTGCGGCGGTGAGCTCAGGCCCCGCCGCCTCACCGTGGACCTCGATGTCGACCGCCCCATCGCCCGCCCGAAGGACGGCGCCGACAGCGAACACACCATCCCGGCCGTGCACTTCCCGTACCGTGTCTCCGCCGAGGACCCGGAGGTGCTGCTGGTCGACGCGACGACACAGACCTACGACGCCCGCTGGTACCTCGAACTCGACTGGTCCTCCCAGGGCCGCACCGGCACGATCCGCATCGACGACCACGGCCGCCCGTTCCACACCACCAGCATCAAGGGAATGCCGCACTACTGGTACGGCAGGAACGACGCAGACGAGCGTGCCTGGGTCCCCTACGACAGCTAG
- a CDS encoding ferredoxin, which produces MKITIDEELCCASGLCTVKAGEVFDQRDEDGIAVLLAEAPAAEHHDAVREAAAVCPAAAIHIME; this is translated from the coding sequence ATGAAGATCACCATTGACGAGGAACTGTGCTGCGCCAGTGGCCTGTGCACAGTCAAGGCCGGCGAGGTGTTCGACCAGCGGGACGAGGACGGAATCGCGGTACTGCTGGCGGAAGCCCCCGCTGCGGAACACCATGACGCCGTCCGGGAAGCGGCCGCGGTCTGCCCCGCCGCGGCCATACACATCATGGAATGA
- a CDS encoding YeeE/YedE thiosulfate transporter family protein translates to MRTRGGILLANIVTGLALGFTVTSIGFGDYAELNRMFTFQDLRMLLSFAGAVVIIVCVFALLRVRRTPGRIHAGVIPGAVLFGTGWAISGGCPAIPIIQVSSGYLPALVTIVGIVVGVRLCRWARGRHLRIDSGSCEL, encoded by the coding sequence ATGCGTACCCGGGGCGGAATCCTGCTGGCCAACATCGTCACCGGGTTGGCGCTCGGCTTCACCGTCACCAGCATCGGCTTCGGTGACTACGCCGAACTGAACCGCATGTTCACCTTCCAGGACCTGCGGATGCTCCTGTCGTTCGCCGGAGCAGTCGTGATCATCGTGTGCGTTTTCGCTCTGCTGCGGGTCCGTCGCACCCCGGGGCGCATCCACGCCGGCGTGATCCCCGGCGCAGTGCTGTTCGGCACGGGCTGGGCGATCTCCGGTGGCTGCCCGGCGATCCCGATCATCCAGGTCTCCAGCGGTTACCTGCCCGCACTGGTCACGATCGTCGGCATCGTCGTCGGCGTCCGGCTGTGCCGCTGGGCCAGGGGCCGGCACCTTCGCATCGACAGCGGCTCGTGCGAACTGTGA